The Cervus elaphus chromosome 12, mCerEla1.1, whole genome shotgun sequence genome includes a region encoding these proteins:
- the LOC122705228 gene encoding olfactory receptor 4F3/4F16/4F29-like, whose protein sequence is MLTKSMDEANNSVVSEFLFLGLTNSWEIQLLLFVFSSTFFMASMMGNSLIILTVTCDPHLHSPMYFLLANLSFIDMGVSSVTSPKMIYDLFRKRKVISFSGCITQIFFIHVIGGVEVVLLIAMAFDRYVAICKPLHYLTIMSPRLCISFLVAAWMIGLIHSTVQLVFVVNLPFCGPNMLDSFYCDLPRLIKLACVDINQLESMVTANSGFISIGSFFILIISYIIIILTVQKHSSTGSSKALSTLSAHITVVVLFFGPLIFVYTWPSPSIHLDKFLAIFDAVLTPFLNPVIYTLRNQEMKVAMRRVCRQLVSFRKIS, encoded by the coding sequence ATGCTAACAAAGTCCATGGATGAAGCAAATAACTCTGTGGTATCAGAGTTTCTGTTCCTGGGactcaccaactcctgggaaaTACAACTTCTCCTCTTTGTGTTCTCCTCCACATTTTTCATGGCAAGCATGATGGGAAACTCCCTCATTATACTCACTGTGACTTGTGACCCTCACCTACACTCTCCCATGTACTTTCTGTTGGCCAACCTCTCTTTCATTGACATGGGTGTTTCTTCTGTCACTTCTCCCAAGATGATTTATGATCTTTTCAGAAAACGTAAAGTCATCTCCTTTAGTGGCTGCATCACTCAGATCTTTTTCATCCATGTCATCGGTGGTGTGGAGGTGGTGCTGCTCATCGCCATGGCCTTTGACAGGTACGTTGCCATATGTAAGCCTCTCCATTATCTGACCATCATGAGCCCACGACTGTGCATCTCCTTTTTAGTGGCTGCCTGGATGATTGGCCTTATCCACTCCACAGTTCAACTGGTTTTTGTGGTAAACTTACCCTTCTGTGGACCTAATATGTTGGACAGCTTTTACTGTGACCTCCCTCGGTTGATCAAACTTGCCTGCGTAGACATAAACCAACTAGAGTCCATGGTCACGGCCAACAGTGGATTCATCTCTATTGGCTCCTTCTTCATTCTGATCATCTCCTATATCATCATCATTCTCACTGTTCAGAAACACTCTTCAACAGGTTCATCCAAGGCTCTGTCCACACTTTCAGCTCACATCACTGTAGTAGTCTTGTTCTTTGGTCCTCTGATATTTGTCTATACATGGCCATCTCCCTCCATCCACCTGGATAAATTTCTGGCCATCTTTGATGCAGTTCTCACTCCTTTCCTGAATCCAGTCATTTACACACTCAGGAATCAAGAAATGAAGGTTGCAATGAGGAGAGTATGCAGACAGTTAGTGAGTTTTAGAAAGATTTCTTAA
- the LOC122705231 gene encoding LOW QUALITY PROTEIN: olfactory receptor 4F15-like (The sequence of the model RefSeq protein was modified relative to this genomic sequence to represent the inferred CDS: deleted 1 base in 1 codon) has product MDVMNQSIVSEFIFLGFTTSWEIQPLLFVFAFLFYSASMMGNLVVVFTVALDSHLHSPMYFLLANLSSLIDMVFCSIIVPKMICDIFKKHKSISFCGCITQIFFSHAAGGTEMVLLITMAFDRYVAICKPLHYLTIMSPRMCLHFLVTSWTIGLIHSLVQLAFVVDLPFCGPNVLDSFYCDLPRLLRLACTNTQELEFMVTVNSGLISVGSFVLLVISYIFILFTVWKHTSRGLSKALSTLSAHITVVVLFFGPLMFFYTWPSPTSHLDKYLAIFDAFITPFLNPVIYTFRNKEMNVAMRRLCSRLVHYRNIS; this is encoded by the exons ATGGATGTAATGAATCAATCCATAGTATCAGAGTTCATATTCCTGGGATTCACCACTTCCTGGGAGATCCAGCCCCTCCTTTTTGTCTTCGCCTTTTTGTTCTACTCTGCAAGCATGATGGGAAACCTTGTCGTTGTGTTCACTGTAGCCTTGGATTCTCATCTGCACTCCCCCATGTATTTCCTCTTGGCTAACCTCTCA TCATTGATTGACATGGTATTTTGCTCAATCATAGTCCCTAAAATGATTTGTGATATTTTCAAGAAGCATAAATCCATCTCTTTTTGTGGATGTATTACCCAGATCTTCTTTAGCCATGCTGCTGGGGGCACTGAGATGGTGCTGCTCATCACCATGGCCTTTGACAGATATGTGGCCATATGTAAGCCTCTCCACTACCTTACCATCATGAGTCCAAGAATGTGTCTACACTTTTTAGTCACTTCCTGGACCATTGGCCTTATACATTCATTGGTTCAACTGGCTTTTGTAGTAGATTTACCATTTTGCGGTCCTAATGTGTTAGATAGTTTTTACTGTGACCTCCCTCGGCTCCTCAGACTTGCCTGCACAAACACCCAAGAACTCGAGTTCATGGTAACTGTCAATAGTGGGCTCATTTCTGTGGGCTCCTTTGTCTTGCTGGTCATTTCCTACATCTTCATTCTGTTCACTGTTTGGAAACATACTTCTCGTGGGTTATCCAAGGCCCTTTCCACTTTGTCAGCTCATATTACTGTGGTGGTTTTGTTCTTTGGGCCACTAATGTTTTTCTACACCTGGCCTTCTCCCACATCACACTTAGATAAATATCTTGCTATTTTTGATGCATTTATCactccttttctgaatccagtcaTCTATACATTCAGGAACAAGGAGATGAACGTGGCAATGAGGAGACTGTGCAGTCGTCTTGTGCATTATAGAAATATTTCCTGA